One window from the genome of Candidatus Poribacteria bacterium encodes:
- the cas7d gene encoding type I-D CRISPR-associated protein Cas7/Csc2, whose product MSIIEIPQTLVPETYFLDTIPKAPEGRYAHIILVRETESYPVFQTDGTLNIANVKSGLQQTELLIRLAMFKRKQTSPERLTGRELLRRTGITQNQNDKADRYCDYNEHFCQSCPDCVYYGFAIGNAGAEKSKVYVDTAYSISGYDESHQQFSFNALFEKGNMSQKGTVRSSFGEQDHIVPQVYFPSVITIKDVTSNSFAYVLNNLLRTKRYGAQTTRTGRLANHVVGIVFADGEIFSNLKLTQAIYDRLSDSEQLENTPLNQAEVIKNTEMAIPQLLTEDGVIFHHVHGSDLGELMNCVTAVTTDADKLRTFLEETDAETTEYSERVIQSEKKKK is encoded by the coding sequence ATGTCAATAATTGAAATTCCCCAAACGCTTGTTCCTGAAACCTATTTCTTGGATACGATTCCCAAGGCACCCGAGGGGCGATACGCACACATTATCTTGGTTCGGGAGACCGAATCCTATCCAGTCTTTCAAACCGATGGAACTCTAAACATCGCCAACGTTAAAAGCGGTTTGCAACAAACAGAACTATTGATCCGACTCGCAATGTTTAAACGTAAGCAAACCTCTCCAGAGCGTTTGACTGGACGTGAACTCCTGCGACGGACCGGTATCACACAGAATCAGAATGATAAAGCAGACAGGTACTGCGACTACAATGAGCACTTCTGTCAGAGCTGTCCAGATTGTGTCTACTATGGGTTTGCTATCGGGAACGCTGGTGCTGAAAAGTCAAAGGTTTATGTGGATACTGCTTACTCTATCAGTGGTTATGATGAATCGCATCAACAGTTCTCATTTAACGCCCTATTTGAGAAGGGAAACATGAGCCAAAAGGGCACAGTCAGATCCAGTTTTGGGGAACAGGATCACATTGTCCCGCAGGTCTACTTTCCTTCTGTAATTACTATTAAGGACGTGACATCCAATAGTTTCGCGTATGTGCTTAACAATCTGCTGCGGACAAAACGATACGGTGCACAGACGACGCGAACAGGTAGGCTTGCCAATCATGTTGTTGGTATTGTATTTGCTGATGGAGAAATCTTTTCCAATCTTAAGCTGACTCAGGCAATCTATGACAGGCTTTCCGATTCTGAACAGTTGGAAAATACCCCGTTGAATCAAGCCGAAGTTATCAAAAATACCGAAATGGCGATACCACAACTTCTCACTGAAGACGGAGTCATCTTTCATCATGTCCACGGCAGTGATCTTGGTGAATTAATGAATTGTGTGACTGCTGTAACTACTGATGCTGACAAACTTAGGACATTCCTTGAAGAAACAGACGCGGAGACTACTGAGTATTCAGAACGTGTTATCCAAAGTGAGAAAAAGAAGAAGTAA